GTCGCTGATGGCCATCCTCAACCCGCGCATCAAGACCACGGTGATCGAAGGCGGCGCCTTCCAGCAGGAAGTGACCGACCGCGAAATCATGGCCGTGCCCATGGTGTTCATGAACGGCCAGGTGTTCGGCTCGGGCCGCATGACCGTGGAAGAGATCGTGGGCAAGCTGGACACCGGCGCGGCGGCGCGCGATGCGGCCAAGCTCTCGGCCAAGGAAGCCTTCGACGTGCTGGTGGTCGGCGGTGGCCCGGCCGGCGCCGCGGCCGCCGTGTATGCCGCCCGCAAGGGCATCCGCACCGGCGTGGCCGCGGAGCGCTTCGGCGGCCAGGTCAACGACACGCTGGACATCGAGAACTACATCTCGATCAGCAAGACGGACGGCCCCCAATTCGCCGCAGCGCTGGAGCAGCACGTGCACGACTACGAGGTGGACCTGATGAACCTGCAGCGCGCCAAGGCCTTGAAGCCCGCCGCAGCGGAAGGCGGCCTGATCGAGGTCGAGCTGGAAAACGGCGGCACCTTGCGCTCGCGCACGGTCATCCTCTCGACCGGCGCGCGGTGGCGCAACATGAACGTGCCCGGCGAAGACCAGTACCGCACCAAGGGCGTGACCTACTGCCCGCACTGCGACGGACCGCTGTTCAAGGGCAAGCGCGTGGCGGTGATCGGCGGCGGCAACTCCGGCGTGGAGGCGGCCATCGACCTGTCCGGCGTGGTGGCGCACGTCATGCTGCTGGAGTTCGCGGCCGAGCTGAAGGCCGATGCCGTGCTGCAGCGCAAGCTGCGCAGCCTGCCCAACGTGACCGTCATCACCCAGGCGCAGACGACCGAGGTGCTGGGCGACGGCAACCGCGTGACGGGCCTGGCCTACCAGGACCGCGCGAGCGGCGAAGCGAAGCAACTGGCGCTGGAAGGCATCTTCGTGCAGATCGGCCTGCTGCCCAACACCCAGTGGCTGCAGGGCACGGTGGAGCTGTCGAAGTTCGGCGAAATCGTGGTGGACTCGCATGGCCGCACCAACGTGCCGGGCGTGTTCGCCGCGGGCGACGTGACCACGGTGCCGTACAAGCAGATCATCATCGCGGCGGGCGAGGGCGCGAAGGCGGCCCTGGGCGCATTCGACCACCTGATCCGATCCACCGCACCGGCCTGATGGCTGAAACGCCGGCTGGCCTGGGCCGGCTGCCCGGTGCTGCTTTCCTTGAGGGGAAAGTCTGGCGCCTGTGTGGCCGGACATGCGTTTTCCTGGCCAACGCTTCGTCTCGTGCGCCACGGCGGTGGGCGTGTTCCGGAGAATGGAACGAAATCATTTCCGCGCCGCCGCCGTGCTATCCAAACTACCGTCGTCTCCCTCAAAGCTGAGCTCTTCACCCGAACGCGCCGATACGGCTCCCTCCTCCTCCTCTTCCTCGTTGCGCCAGCACGCAACCAGCGCCTCGCTGGAGTCCGGGCATCCGTTGCGTCGACGGTCATCCTGGAAGGATTCGGCGTCGGCTCTCCTGGGCTGTGTGCGTTCTCCGGAGACTGCGGAGGCGGCGGAGTCTTTGCAAGGCAGCGACCCGCTTCAGCGGCCGAGGGGGCGCCCGCCCCAGCGGGCGGCTTCCAGTCCGGCTGCGTTGCCTGCTACGCCGGCCTTGCCGCCACCCGTGTTTTCGGGCCAGGGTTTTTCCATCCATATGGACGTCAGCGGCGCCGCCATCCTGGCGCAGCCGTTCATGCTGCGCCGTCTGGAGCTCACCGGGGGCGGGGCGAAGGGCGCGGTGTATCCCGGCGCCATCCAGGCACTGCACGCCCACGGGCAACTGGAACACCTTCGGCAAATAGGAGGCGCTTCTGCGGGAGCCCTCGTGGCCGCCATGCTGGCCAGTGGCGCGCGGCCGGACGACCTCGAAGAAACGGTCAATCAACTCGACATGCTCGGCATGATGGACAAGAAGGCCCGCCGGCCGGGTGCCGTATCCAGGCCACCACCGGGCAAGGTGGGCGCGCTGGTCCGGATGGTGAGTAACCGCGGCACCGAGATGCCCAACCTCACGAACCTGCTCAACCGCAAGGTTCGGGAGTCGGTCCTTCAACGCATTGCCGCATCGGAGCTGGCGGACACCCGGGCCGACATTCGGCAGATCCAGGCCCGACTGCAGGCCCGTGATCGGCTCGACGCGCTGGAGGTTCTGGCCCATGGCAGCGAGTTGTCTGGCGATGCCCTCTCCGAGTTGAATGCGCTGCGCCACCGCCAGGAGCGCTATGAGACCGCCAGGGACGGGTTGCAGCGCTTGATCGGCCAACCTGGGCAGGAAGAGGAACGGGCACGATTGGAAGCGGAACTGGATGAGGCCGCTTGCGGTGATCTCACGTTGGGCGACCTTGACCGCCTGGGCCAGGACGTGCCGGGTATCAAGGGCTTTTTCTGCACCAGCACCGCGGTCGTGAGCGAGACCGGGGCGCCTCGTCCGGAACGGCAACTCGCGGTTTTCAGCTCCGACAATCCGGACCTGCGCTGGATGGAGGTTGCCCATGCTGCCAAGCTGTCCGCCTCGCTGCCCGGCATCGTGGCGCGAGGCATGCAAAGCCTGCCGCACGGCACCACCGACGGTTCCTTGAAGCTCCAGTTCGAGGACGGCGGCGTGCTGATGAATACCGCGGCGCTGCAACTGATCGACCCCGACGCCGCGAAGGAAGAAAACCTGGTGCTGACCCTGGAGCACCCTGTCTTGAAAAAGGCCCTGGGGGAATCCTCTGGCGAGGGCAGCGGAGGGCTCTGGGGCCAGGTGATGGACAAGGTGCGCAACAGCAGCGAGGCGGGCCGGCTGAACAATGCCTCGCGCCAGTTCGCGGCTGAACGGCTGGCCCAGGAGGATCTGCGCCCCAGGACGGTCATGGCCCAGTTGAAGGGCGTGCCTGGTGTTGGGCCCGATTATTCCGGCAGCAAAGGCACCCTTGCGCTGGAGATGACGCCGCAGGAGCGCACCACGCTGCAGAACGCTTTTTTCGACCGGATTGATCGCCACCTGCAAACGCGCCGCGCCGATGTGTCCTTTCGGTCACTGGACCACCTGCTGGCAGACCTGGACGGCGACCGATTCGCACAGATCGGCGGCCCGAAACACCCCGTTGCTGATGGGCAACCCGCATTTCGCGAAGCGGTCGAGGCGGCGGCCTGGATGCGCGCGAGCCTGGCCCAGGCAGCCTTGGACCTGGCGAGTGCGGACGATGCGGCCCCAGCCGATGCGCTGCGCCATCAGATCCACGACTGGGCGCGCACGGTCGAGGCCAAAGCCCAGGGGCGCCCTGATCGCCTGGATGCCTGGGCCGCTTTGCTGACCGCATCTCCGCAGCCTGCGCACCAGCGCATCATGGATCTGGTGCGGGGCTCGGCACTACCCGAAGGCAGTTCCTTCCTGCGCCTGTGCCGTGACCAGGATGAGAACCAGACGGCCAGGCGCGCGGGCCTTCGGGTGGCCCACCAGATCGCCTATCCGGCGATGGCGCGCGCGGGTGTCACTCCGGCGATTCGCGACGTGCTGGGCGAGGTGGGGCGGAACCTGGCCGCCGTGAGCGGGCGGGCAGACGTCGAGGTCACGGCGCGTCAACTCGATGAGGCACTGCAACGCAAAGACCTTTCGTCCGCCGACCGGGAAAGCCTGTTGCGGGTGCGGCTGTCTCTTCCCGACCCGGCGTGAGGCATATGCGCTGACTGCGGGGCCGCTGACTGTGCGCCATCGGGTGGTTCATCTCCGGTCGGGTGCGCGGCAGGTTCCTCGCCAACTTTGGCAGAGGCGCGGGCATCGTTTCTGCACGGATCGTCCCCAGCGAGAGAACGACTGGCTGTGTTGGGTGTGACTTGAGCGGCGGTAGGCTGCTTTGGTTTGATTGCTATGTTTTTAATGGCAAAAAACCTTTTTCCTTGTTGCGCTGAAGGGAGATTGGATCATCGGCTTTTGCCGAGTTGCAATGTCGGGCCCGTTTTAGTCCTGCTTCAGGGAGGGCGCTGTTGCAGGCTCCATGCCGGTGCTTCGCACGATGGCGGCGGCCGCTGGTGACGCCAGGAAGCGGATCAGATGGCGGGCGGCATCCGCGTTCTGCGCGCCCTCGGCCACGCCGGCCGAGAAGAACACGCGCTGCTGCACGGCGTCCGGCAGGGGCCCGACGAATTCCAGCTCCTTGAACGGCAGCAATTCACTCACCTGCTGGAAGCCCAGCTCCGCATCGCCCCGCAGCACCACCGCGCCGACGCGTTCGCTGTAGATCCTGGTGGCCTTGGTCTTCATCGCCTCGGCCACGCCCAGGCGCGGGAACAGTTCGTTGACCAGGTAGGTGCCGCTGGCGCTGGCGGAATAGGCGACCGATTTGGCCTGGAGCAGGGTCTGCTTGAGGGCCGCGGGGCTGCTGATGTCCGGCTTGGGCGTGCCTTTGCGCACGCTCATGCCGATCATGGAGCGGGCCAGGTCGACGCGGCTGCCCGCTTGCACCTTGCCCTGCGCCGTCAATTCGTCCAGCCCCGAATCGGCCAGGATCACGATGTCGAACTGCTCGCCCCGCGCCATGCGGCTGGGGATGGAGTCGGGTGCGTTGCCGAGCGACGCACCGCGCGCCGTGACGACCGTGTGGCCGGTGGCCTGCTCGTACAGCGGCACCAACTGGTCGTAGGCGGCCGAGAAGCCGCCCGAGGTGACCACGCGGATCTCCGCGGCCTGGGCAGCGGGCGGCGCGGCGCCTCCCAGGGCCAGCCCCAGGCCCAGGGCGGTGCCCAGCAGGGTGCGCAGCACGCGGCGCCGGGCGTTGCTGGGCGTGGCCGTGGTGGGGGACGGTGTGAGCGGGAGGTTGAGCGGCATGTCCTTTGTCTCCTGATTTTTTCTGGGGGGAATGCGTCCGGCCTGCCGTCTCAGTCGGCGGTGATCTTGCGTTCGCGGATGATGCGGCCCCACTTGGCGTGCTCCGCCGCGATGAATTGGCCGAGTTCTTCGCGGCCCGTGGGGCTGGCGGTCTGCCCGTGCTTGAGCAGGTTGTCGCGCACCTCCGGCGTGTTGAGCACCTTGACGATTTCGGTGTTCCAGCGGTCCAGCAGGGGCTTGGGCGTCTTGGCCGAGGCCACGAAGGCATACCAGTTGGTGGCGTTGAAGCCCGGGTAGGTCTCCGCCACGGTGGGCACGTTGGGCAGGTAGGCCGGGCGGGTCAGGCCAGTGGTCGCCAGGGGAATGAGCTTGCCCGATTCGATGTGGGGCAGGGCCGAAGGCGGTGCGGCGTAGAACGCGGTGACCCGCCCGCCCAGCACGTCCTGCAGCGCCGGGGCGCCCCCTTTGTAGGGAACGTGCAGTGTGTCGATCTTCGCCACGTCGTTGAGCAGTTCTCCCGCCAGGTGCGCGGCCGAGCCCGGGCCGGTGGAGGCGTAGTCCAGCTTGCCGGGCTCGCGCTTGGCTTTGGCCACGAAATCGCCGAGCGATTTGATGCCGGTGCTCGCGGGCACCACCAGCACGTTCGGGAAGGCCACGCCCATCGAGATGGGCGCCAGGTCCTTGAGCGGGTCGTACGCCACCTTCATGAAATGGGGCGCGATGCTCAGCGGCCCGATGGAGCCGAACAGCAGCATGGACCCGTCCGACGGGCCGTTGGCCACCTGGGCATGGGCCAGGTTGCCCCCAGCCCCCGGCTTGTTGTCCACCACCACGCTCTGGCCGATGTTCTCGCCCAGCTTCTTGGCGATGATGCGGGCGGCGATGTCGGCCGAGCCGCCTGCGGCGAAGCCGACCACGAGGGTCACCGGCTTCTTGGGGGGAAAGTCCTGCGCCTGGGCGGTGCTGGCGAGGGGGAAGCTGGCGGCCAGGAAGGCTGCCGCGATGAGGGGGCGTCGTTGCATGGGGTATGTCTCCGGGAAAGCGCCGCCGGGTCGTTGGCCCGGCGATCAAGGGCGCATCGTAGGAGGGGCACAATGATCCGTAAATTGCAATTTACGAAACGACTGTTGCATGCGAAGCATCAAATTCGACCTCAAGGAACTGCAGGCCTTCGTGGTCACCGCGGACCAGTCCAGCTTCCGCGTGGCGGCCGAGATCCTGTGCCTGTCCGCCCCGGCCTTGAGCCGGCGGGTGGAGCGGCTGGAATCCGCGCTCGGTGCCCGGCTGCTGGAGCGGACCACCCGCACGGTGGAACTGACCGCGATGGGCCAGGAGTTCCTGCACGAGGCGCGCATGGCATTGACCGGGCTGGACGAGGCGGTCCAGCGCTTCGGCGACCAGGTGCAGTTGCGCCGGGGCCGCGTGACCATCGCCTGCGTGCCGTCCGTGGCCAACCACCTGCTTCCGCGGGCGCTGCAGGCCTTCGCACAGGCGCTGCCCGACGTGCAGGTGCACGTGATCGACGAGAACGCCCAGCAGGTGATGGAGGCCGTGGCCCGCGGCGAGGCGGACTTCGGCCTGAGCTTCACCGGCACCCAGGAGTCGACGCTGCTGTTCCAGCCGCTGCTGCGCGAACGCTACGTGCT
This region of Acidovorax sp. GBBC 1281 genomic DNA includes:
- a CDS encoding patatin-like phospholipase family protein — translated: MFSGQGFSIHMDVSGAAILAQPFMLRRLELTGGGAKGAVYPGAIQALHAHGQLEHLRQIGGASAGALVAAMLASGARPDDLEETVNQLDMLGMMDKKARRPGAVSRPPPGKVGALVRMVSNRGTEMPNLTNLLNRKVRESVLQRIAASELADTRADIRQIQARLQARDRLDALEVLAHGSELSGDALSELNALRHRQERYETARDGLQRLIGQPGQEEERARLEAELDEAACGDLTLGDLDRLGQDVPGIKGFFCTSTAVVSETGAPRPERQLAVFSSDNPDLRWMEVAHAAKLSASLPGIVARGMQSLPHGTTDGSLKLQFEDGGVLMNTAALQLIDPDAAKEENLVLTLEHPVLKKALGESSGEGSGGLWGQVMDKVRNSSEAGRLNNASRQFAAERLAQEDLRPRTVMAQLKGVPGVGPDYSGSKGTLALEMTPQERTTLQNAFFDRIDRHLQTRRADVSFRSLDHLLADLDGDRFAQIGGPKHPVADGQPAFREAVEAAAWMRASLAQAALDLASADDAAPADALRHQIHDWARTVEAKAQGRPDRLDAWAALLTASPQPAHQRIMDLVRGSALPEGSSFLRLCRDQDENQTARRAGLRVAHQIAYPAMARAGVTPAIRDVLGEVGRNLAAVSGRADVEVTARQLDEALQRKDLSSADRESLLRVRLSLPDPA
- a CDS encoding Bug family tripartite tricarboxylate transporter substrate binding protein gives rise to the protein MQRRPLIAAAFLAASFPLASTAQAQDFPPKKPVTLVVGFAAGGSADIAARIIAKKLGENIGQSVVVDNKPGAGGNLAHAQVANGPSDGSMLLFGSIGPLSIAPHFMKVAYDPLKDLAPISMGVAFPNVLVVPASTGIKSLGDFVAKAKREPGKLDYASTGPGSAAHLAGELLNDVAKIDTLHVPYKGGAPALQDVLGGRVTAFYAAPPSALPHIESGKLIPLATTGLTRPAYLPNVPTVAETYPGFNATNWYAFVASAKTPKPLLDRWNTEIVKVLNTPEVRDNLLKHGQTASPTGREELGQFIAAEHAKWGRIIRERKITAD
- a CDS encoding LysR family transcriptional regulator, which gives rise to MRSIKFDLKELQAFVVTADQSSFRVAAEILCLSAPALSRRVERLESALGARLLERTTRTVELTAMGQEFLHEARMALTGLDEAVQRFGDQVQLRRGRVTIACVPSVANHLLPRALQAFAQALPDVQVHVIDENAQQVMEAVARGEADFGLSFTGTQESTLLFQPLLRERYVLAMPRSHAWAQRPEVRWEELAGQRLVSVSSRSSNRLLLDQAMAELPNPPVAWYECNHVTGALALVEAGLGLAALPQLALSPAHSQVCGVPLTGPDLWRTLGLLQRRSRELSPVAEALRQRLLQMHTAV
- a CDS encoding substrate-binding domain-containing protein, producing the protein MPLNLPLTPSPTTATPSNARRRVLRTLLGTALGLGLALGGAAPPAAQAAEIRVVTSGGFSAAYDQLVPLYEQATGHTVVTARGASLGNAPDSIPSRMARGEQFDIVILADSGLDELTAQGKVQAGSRVDLARSMIGMSVRKGTPKPDISSPAALKQTLLQAKSVAYSASASGTYLVNELFPRLGVAEAMKTKATRIYSERVGAVVLRGDAELGFQQVSELLPFKELEFVGPLPDAVQQRVFFSAGVAEGAQNADAARHLIRFLASPAAAAIVRSTGMEPATAPSLKQD
- the ahpF gene encoding alkyl hydroperoxide reductase subunit F, with the protein product MLDDQLKTQLSAYLERVTQPFEIVASLDGSEVSTQTRELLETIQGLRSDKITLRTDGNDARKPSFTLQRAGTQTHLRFAGLPLGHEFTSLVLALLWTGGHPPKVEQDVIEQIQAIDGDFEFDVYMSLTCHNCPDVVQALSLMAILNPRIKTTVIEGGAFQQEVTDREIMAVPMVFMNGQVFGSGRMTVEEIVGKLDTGAAARDAAKLSAKEAFDVLVVGGGPAGAAAAVYAARKGIRTGVAAERFGGQVNDTLDIENYISISKTDGPQFAAALEQHVHDYEVDLMNLQRAKALKPAAAEGGLIEVELENGGTLRSRTVILSTGARWRNMNVPGEDQYRTKGVTYCPHCDGPLFKGKRVAVIGGGNSGVEAAIDLSGVVAHVMLLEFAAELKADAVLQRKLRSLPNVTVITQAQTTEVLGDGNRVTGLAYQDRASGEAKQLALEGIFVQIGLLPNTQWLQGTVELSKFGEIVVDSHGRTNVPGVFAAGDVTTVPYKQIIIAAGEGAKAALGAFDHLIRSTAPA